In Apus apus isolate bApuApu2 chromosome 25, bApuApu2.pri.cur, whole genome shotgun sequence, the following proteins share a genomic window:
- the DAD1 gene encoding dolichyl-diphosphooligosaccharide--protein glycosyltransferase subunit DAD1 has product MSGAVGAGAAGSVGSVVRRFLVEYGSGTPSRLKVLDAYLLYVMLTGALQFGYCLGVGTFPFNSFLSGFISAVGSFILGVCLRIQINPQNKGEFQGISPERAFADFLFANTILHLVVINFVG; this is encoded by the exons ATGTCGGGCGCGGTGGGCGCAGGGGCCGCGGGCTCGGTGGGCTCCGTGGTGCGGCGCTTCCTGGTCGAGTACGGCAGCGGCACGCCGAGCCGCCTCAAGGTGCTGGACGCCTACCTGCTGTACGTGATGCTCACCGGGGCGCTCCAGTTCGGCTATTGCCTGGGCGTCGGCACCTTCCCCTTCAACTCCTTCCTCAGCGGCTTCATCTCCGCCGTTGGCAGCTTCATCCTCGGCG TTTGCCTCCGGATCCAGATCAACCCCCAGAACAAAGGCGAGTTCCAAGGCATTTCACCGGAGCGAGCATTTGCTGATTTCCTCTTTGCCAACACCATCCTCCATCTTGTTGTCATCAATTTTGTTGGCTGA